In one window of Virgibacillus proomii DNA:
- a CDS encoding DUF3813 family protein: MENNNQNLFQQAKNAVMNLMNQQNNSSSAQDKQAAQNAIQAAYNEATPEEKQQLQQLENQLKQQNQLQ, translated from the coding sequence TTGGAAAACAACAATCAAAATTTATTTCAACAAGCTAAAAACGCTGTTATGAACTTGATGAATCAACAAAATAATTCATCAAGTGCACAGGATAAACAGGCTGCACAAAATGCTATTCAAGCTGCCTATAATGAAGCGACTCCTGAAGAGAAGCAACAGTTACAGCAGCTGGAGAATCAGTTAAAACAGCAAAATCAATTACAGTAA
- a CDS encoding Cof-type HAD-IIB family hydrolase, which produces MQTNRHLIALDLDGTLLTDKKEISAQTKQIVLKAIEEGHIVVIATGRPHRASIGYYENLGLTTPMVNFNGALIHHPKDRKWDALHSPMPIRTAHKIIGACYDLHVRNILAEVMDEVYLDQYDQAIIDIFHITKDDPPFTIGSLRNKLTEDPTSILIHPDEEHISTLRRHLDDYHADLIEHRKWGAPWNIIEIVRKGMNKAVGLQKIAHYFHIPQERIIAFGDEDNDLEMIDYAGVGVAMGNAIDELKSISNYVTRSNEENGIAFFLKEYLKLEVEVG; this is translated from the coding sequence ATGCAAACAAACAGACATTTAATTGCTTTAGACTTGGATGGAACGTTGTTAACAGATAAAAAAGAAATTAGTGCACAAACTAAACAAATCGTATTAAAGGCAATCGAGGAGGGTCATATCGTTGTCATTGCAACTGGTAGACCGCATCGTGCCAGCATTGGTTATTATGAAAATCTTGGATTGACCACGCCTATGGTTAATTTTAACGGGGCATTAATTCATCATCCAAAAGATAGGAAATGGGATGCACTGCATAGCCCGATGCCAATTCGAACTGCACATAAAATAATTGGAGCTTGCTATGACCTTCATGTGCGCAATATATTAGCTGAAGTTATGGATGAAGTGTATCTAGATCAATATGATCAAGCTATTATCGATATCTTTCATATAACTAAAGATGATCCGCCATTTACGATTGGAAGTCTTCGTAATAAGCTCACGGAAGATCCTACATCCATTCTTATACATCCTGATGAAGAACATATATCAACACTAAGGAGACATCTAGATGATTACCATGCAGACCTTATTGAACATCGCAAATGGGGAGCGCCGTGGAATATTATCGAAATTGTTCGTAAAGGAATGAATAAAGCAGTTGGCTTACAAAAAATAGCCCATTATTTCCATATACCACAAGAACGAATTATAGCTTTTGGAGATGAAGACAACGACTTGGAAATGATCGATTATGCTGGCGTTGGCGTAGCGATGGGCAATGCAATTGATGAGTTAAAATCCATTAGTAACTATGTTACCAGATCCAATGAAGAAAATGGAATTGCGTTTTTTCTAAAGGAATATTTAAAATTAGAAGTCGAAGTGGGATAA